A genomic region of Vitreimonas flagellata contains the following coding sequences:
- the bcp gene encoding thioredoxin-dependent thiol peroxidase, which yields MAKELKPGDPAPPFNMPTAGGGRVSLAGLKGKRVVLYFYPKDDTPGCTQEALSFTEKAKAFAAAKTEIIGVSRDTVAKHDKFAAKHGLSVTLASDEDGAVTEAYGVWGEKTLYGRKFMGIERATFLIDSKGKIAKVWRKVRVPGHVEDVLKEVKAG from the coding sequence ATGGCGAAGGAACTCAAACCCGGCGACCCCGCACCCCCATTCAATATGCCGACGGCCGGGGGCGGGCGCGTCAGCTTGGCTGGCCTCAAGGGCAAGCGCGTCGTCCTCTATTTCTATCCAAAAGACGACACACCGGGTTGTACCCAAGAAGCACTAAGCTTCACTGAAAAGGCGAAGGCTTTCGCAGCCGCGAAGACCGAGATTATTGGCGTATCGCGAGATACAGTCGCCAAGCATGACAAGTTCGCGGCCAAACATGGGCTAAGTGTAACGCTCGCTTCCGACGAAGACGGCGCCGTCACCGAGGCGTACGGCGTTTGGGGCGAGAAAACGCTCTACGGCCGCAAATTCATGGGCATCGAGCGCGCCACCTTCCTGATCGACTCAAAGGGCAAGATTGCGAAGGTCTGGCGGAAGGTCCGGGTGCCCGGACATGTGGAAGACGTCTTGAAAGAAGTTAAGGCTGGCTGA
- the prfB gene encoding peptide chain release factor 2 (programmed frameshift) gives MRADIVALADQIETAVGLLRRRLDWEPSQVRLDELNALSERADFWNDPEKAQKLMRERNKLDAGMSAIISLERDLRDSLELAEMAEAEGDASLVDEAHATLKKVQERAAKAELEALLSGEADGNDAYIEINSGAGGTESQDWASMLLRMYMRWANARGFKVELLEEQAGDTAGIKSATILVQGENAYGWLKTEGGVHRLVRISPYDSNARRHTSFASAWVYPKIDDTIEVEILDKDVRTDTYRASGAGGQHVNKTDSAVRLTHIPTGIVVACQAERSQHKNRAAAWDMLRARIYEAELQKREAAAQQLADSKTEIGWGRQIRSYVLQPYQMVKDLRTGVETSDTQGVLDGDLDQFMAASLAARVAGAGHAEIADID, from the exons ATGCGCGCTGACATCGTCGCTTTGGCCGATCAAATCGAAACCGCCGTGGGCTTGCTCCGGAGGCGTCTT GACTGGGAACCGTCCCAAGTCAGATTAGATGAATTGAACGCGCTCTCGGAGCGCGCCGATTTCTGGAACGACCCTGAAAAAGCGCAGAAGCTCATGCGCGAGCGCAACAAGCTCGACGCCGGCATGAGTGCGATCATCTCGCTCGAACGCGATCTGCGGGACTCGCTTGAACTTGCCGAGATGGCCGAGGCGGAAGGCGATGCGTCGCTGGTCGATGAAGCGCACGCGACGCTGAAGAAGGTGCAAGAGCGCGCCGCAAAGGCCGAGTTGGAAGCGCTGCTCTCCGGCGAAGCTGACGGCAACGACGCCTACATCGAAATCAATTCCGGCGCCGGCGGCACAGAGAGCCAGGATTGGGCGTCGATGTTGCTGCGCATGTATATGCGCTGGGCGAACGCGCGCGGTTTCAAAGTTGAGCTGCTTGAAGAGCAAGCGGGCGATACCGCCGGCATCAAATCGGCGACGATTTTGGTGCAGGGCGAGAACGCTTACGGCTGGCTGAAGACCGAAGGCGGCGTGCATCGCTTGGTGCGCATCAGCCCGTACGATTCAAACGCACGCCGGCACACGTCGTTTGCGAGTGCGTGGGTCTATCCGAAGATCGACGACACGATTGAGGTCGAAATTCTCGACAAGGACGTGCGCACGGATACCTACCGCGCCTCGGGCGCCGGTGGTCAGCACGTCAACAAAACGGACTCGGCCGTGCGCCTGACGCACATTCCAACGGGCATCGTCGTGGCGTGCCAGGCCGAACGCTCGCAGCACAAGAACCGCGCGGCCGCGTGGGACATGCTGCGCGCGCGCATCTACGAAGCGGAACTGCAGAAGCGTGAAGCAGCGGCCCAGCAGCTCGCCGACAGCAAAACCGAAATCGGCTGGGGCCGGCAAATTCGTTCATACGTGTTGCAGCCGTATCAGATGGTCAAAGATCTACGTACAGGCGTCGAAACCTCAGACACGCAAGGCGTGCTCGACGGCGATCTCGATCAATTCATGGCGGCCTCACTCGCGGCGCGTGTGGCCGGCGCCGGCCACGCCGAGATCGCGGACATCGACTGA
- a CDS encoding penicillin-binding protein 1A yields MSRTERYRDEYDDDRDYRGRDDYREPRGGGWLRKALVGLGIFAGVSALAVVGFLIAALQGLPSLADLQDYQPPVTSRVHAGDGALVAEFADEQRVFVPIEQIPDHVKNAFVAVEDARFFEHSGLDYQGLARAVLRIPLDVIQGRRIQGASTITQQVAGNMLTGRAAECSGGIGGVFCAVWTKLREGLVAQRIERVLDKDRILELYLNQIYLGNRAYGVAAASLNYFDKPLSELTVSEAAYLAILPKGPANYQLPRNRERAIDRRNYAISRMVERGYITEEVAAEARAADLVTTNRLAGDEFVAASYFVEEIRRQVENQYGADALLRGGLSIRSTIDTRLQLAAARALRAGLEDYDRRHDWRGPIGRGDASGDVAAQLSEARRPPSLSNWRRAMVTRVASGAITVTDDAGESGRLTDNDAQWAAQGGRRDADRRLTAGAIVYVTRNSNGRYALRQVPEIQGALVAMDPHTGRVLAMVGGYSLDDANGLNRATQAQRQPGSSFKPIVYAAALDFGLTPATLVDDGPLAIEAGDGTNWSPENYTREFYGPTTLRRGLELSRNAMTARVAYEMGPERVLQYGQRLGIYGDNTQAVFSLALGAGETTVMRMTTAYGMFVNGGRRIQPIIIDRIQDRTGRSVFRRDQRECPNCNAEWARQRAPTLPDTREQVLDPVTAYQIVSMAEGVVLRGTGTSIAALGFPLGGKTGTTNDYKDAWFIGFSPDLVVGVWAGFDTPRDMGEGETGGRISAPIFRDFMREALRDTPPTPFRIPSGVRLVRIDAMTGLLPNAATTTTILEAFRPDTEPTRDVASSPFVFGGTDPIDPRALSSLTGEAPRVDAPRQEESEDLGGLY; encoded by the coding sequence ATGTCGCGAACTGAACGGTACCGAGACGAGTATGACGACGACCGCGATTATCGCGGCCGCGACGATTATCGCGAACCTCGGGGCGGCGGCTGGCTGCGTAAGGCGCTTGTCGGGCTTGGCATTTTCGCTGGTGTTTCAGCGCTTGCCGTTGTCGGCTTTCTGATCGCGGCGCTGCAGGGCTTGCCCTCGCTCGCTGACCTTCAAGATTATCAGCCGCCGGTGACGAGCCGCGTCCACGCCGGCGATGGCGCGCTGGTGGCGGAGTTCGCTGACGAGCAGCGCGTCTTCGTTCCGATCGAACAAATTCCAGATCACGTGAAGAACGCGTTCGTCGCGGTTGAAGATGCGCGCTTCTTCGAACACTCGGGCCTCGATTATCAGGGGTTGGCGCGCGCTGTGCTGCGCATCCCGCTCGATGTCATCCAAGGCCGCCGCATCCAGGGCGCGTCGACGATCACGCAACAAGTCGCCGGCAACATGCTGACCGGCCGCGCTGCGGAATGCTCCGGCGGCATTGGCGGCGTGTTCTGCGCGGTGTGGACGAAGCTGCGTGAAGGTTTGGTGGCGCAACGCATCGAGCGTGTGCTCGATAAGGACCGCATCCTTGAGCTCTATCTGAACCAGATTTATCTCGGCAACCGCGCCTACGGCGTCGCTGCGGCTTCGCTCAACTATTTCGACAAGCCACTCTCTGAGCTCACCGTGTCGGAAGCGGCGTATCTCGCCATCCTGCCGAAGGGCCCAGCAAATTATCAACTGCCGCGCAATCGCGAGCGCGCTATCGATCGGCGCAATTATGCGATCTCGCGCATGGTCGAGCGTGGCTACATTACTGAGGAAGTCGCCGCTGAAGCGCGTGCGGCCGATCTGGTGACCACGAACCGCTTGGCCGGCGATGAATTCGTCGCGGCCTCGTATTTCGTGGAAGAAATCCGCCGCCAAGTCGAAAACCAATATGGCGCCGACGCGCTGTTGCGCGGTGGTCTCTCGATCCGTTCGACCATCGATACGCGCCTGCAATTGGCGGCGGCGCGCGCGTTGCGCGCAGGCCTTGAAGATTACGATCGCCGCCACGATTGGCGCGGCCCCATTGGTCGCGGCGACGCCAGCGGCGATGTCGCGGCGCAATTGAGCGAAGCACGCCGGCCGCCGTCCTTGTCGAATTGGCGCCGTGCGATGGTTACGCGCGTGGCTTCGGGCGCGATCACGGTGACGGATGACGCCGGCGAGAGCGGGCGTCTCACGGACAACGATGCCCAATGGGCCGCGCAAGGTGGACGGCGCGACGCTGATCGCCGTTTGACGGCGGGCGCGATCGTTTACGTTACGCGCAATTCTAACGGCCGCTACGCGTTGCGCCAGGTGCCGGAAATCCAAGGTGCGCTCGTCGCAATGGATCCGCACACAGGCCGCGTGCTGGCGATGGTTGGCGGTTATTCGCTGGATGACGCCAACGGTTTGAACCGCGCGACGCAGGCGCAGCGCCAGCCGGGTTCGTCGTTCAAGCCGATCGTCTACGCGGCGGCGCTCGATTTTGGCCTGACGCCCGCGACGTTGGTCGATGACGGCCCGCTCGCGATCGAAGCGGGCGACGGCACCAATTGGTCGCCGGAAAACTATACGCGGGAATTCTATGGTCCGACGACGTTGCGTCGTGGCTTGGAATTGTCCCGCAACGCGATGACGGCGCGCGTGGCCTACGAAATGGGCCCAGAGCGCGTGCTACAATACGGCCAACGCCTCGGCATTTATGGCGACAACACGCAAGCTGTGTTCTCGTTGGCGTTGGGCGCCGGCGAAACCACCGTCATGCGCATGACCACCGCGTACGGCATGTTCGTGAACGGCGGGCGGCGCATTCAGCCGATCATCATCGACCGTATCCAAGATCGCACCGGGCGCTCTGTGTTCCGCCGCGATCAACGCGAATGCCCGAATTGCAACGCCGAATGGGCGCGTCAGCGCGCGCCGACGTTGCCGGATACGCGCGAACAAGTGCTCGATCCGGTCACGGCCTATCAGATCGTCTCGATGGCTGAGGGCGTGGTTTTGCGCGGCACGGGCACGAGCATCGCCGCACTCGGCTTCCCGCTGGGCGGCAAGACCGGCACAACCAATGACTATAAAGACGCGTGGTTTATCGGCTTCTCCCCGGACCTCGTGGTGGGTGTCTGGGCGGGCTTCGATACGCCGCGCGACATGGGCGAGGGCGAGACCGGCGGGCGGATCTCGGCGCCGATCTTCCGCGACTTCATGCGCGAAGCGCTGCGCGACACGCCGCCGACGCCGTTCCGCATTCCTTCGGGCGTGCGCCTGGTACGGATCGACGCGATGACTGGTCTGCTGCCAAACGCGGCGACGACGACCACGATCCTCGAAGCGTTCCGGCCGGATACGGAGCCAACGCGCGATGTGGCGTCCTCGCCCTTCGTGTTCGGCGGCACCGATCCGATCGATCCGCGCGCGCTCTCAAGCCTCACCGGCGAAGCGCCCCGCGTGGATGCGCCGCGTCAGGAAGAATCCGAGGATCTGGGCGGACTCTACTAA
- a CDS encoding N-acetylmuramoyl-L-alanine amidase — translation MDVTRRHLALGGLTLLGAQAVSGRAWADAPAAVRGVLVQESGAASRVTVALDRLAEARTFFLSAPDRFVIDLANSRLALAGRGEGPGAGVVRRYRYAQRPDGISRLVLDLEAPASVVRQELGSRRAPELSFDIAPNAPMAVAASAARRETNGRNARRRTIVIDPGHGGRDPGAIGVTGVREKDVVLDAALKLRDALESRGRYHVLLTRDADRYVEHADRVQYARAQHADLFISIHADSNSNREAAGASVYTLSERGAARAQGMMASQNWDVDLGDAPRNGVVGDILVDLTQRETTNRSAQFAQTVIPQLRQVAPLLRNTHRNAGYFVLLAPDVPAVLIETGFLSNVADERRLSQPREREAMAEAMARAVDTYFIGPQMYAARA, via the coding sequence ATGGACGTTACTCGTCGTCACCTCGCCCTCGGCGGCCTGACTTTGCTCGGCGCACAGGCCGTCTCCGGCCGCGCCTGGGCGGACGCCCCTGCGGCCGTGCGCGGCGTGCTGGTGCAGGAGAGCGGTGCGGCTTCGCGCGTGACCGTGGCGCTCGATCGCCTGGCTGAGGCTAGGACATTTTTCCTATCCGCGCCGGACCGATTTGTGATCGACTTGGCCAATTCGCGCCTCGCTCTAGCGGGCCGCGGCGAAGGGCCGGGCGCTGGCGTGGTCCGCCGCTACCGGTATGCGCAGCGCCCCGATGGGATTTCGCGCCTCGTGCTCGATTTGGAAGCGCCGGCGAGCGTGGTCCGCCAAGAACTCGGCAGCCGCCGTGCTCCTGAACTCAGCTTTGACATCGCGCCGAACGCGCCGATGGCGGTCGCCGCCAGCGCTGCGCGCCGCGAAACCAATGGCCGCAATGCGCGCCGCCGCACGATTGTCATCGATCCGGGACATGGCGGGCGCGATCCAGGCGCCATCGGCGTGACAGGCGTGCGCGAGAAGGACGTGGTGCTGGACGCCGCCTTGAAGCTACGTGACGCCCTGGAAAGCCGTGGCCGCTACCACGTTTTGCTCACCCGGGACGCCGATCGCTACGTCGAACATGCCGATCGCGTGCAATATGCCCGCGCCCAGCACGCCGATCTCTTCATCTCGATCCACGCGGATTCCAATTCAAACCGCGAGGCCGCTGGAGCCTCTGTCTATACGCTTTCCGAGCGTGGAGCGGCGCGCGCGCAGGGTATGATGGCGTCGCAGAATTGGGATGTGGATTTGGGCGATGCGCCGCGTAACGGCGTGGTGGGCGACATCCTGGTCGATCTCACTCAGCGCGAGACGACCAATCGTTCCGCACAATTTGCACAGACCGTCATCCCGCAGCTCCGCCAGGTCGCGCCTCTGCTGCGAAATACCCACCGCAACGCTGGTTATTTCGTGCTCTTGGCCCCGGATGTGCCGGCGGTGCTGATCGAAACCGGGTTCTTGTCGAACGTGGCGGATGAGCGGCGCCTGTCCCAGCCACGGGAACGCGAGGCGATGGCCGAGGCCATGGCGCGGGCGGTGGACACCTATTTCATCGGTCCACAAATGTACGCGGCGCGCGCCTAA
- a CDS encoding bactofilin family protein, translating to MSRAGIVSIIANGVKITGTIDADGAELQIDGEIEGNVRGGSLTVGDTGMVKGDVVSESVTVHGRVEGSVRARKVMLARNAHVLGDIVHQSLSVEMGAVFEGQCRYLQDPLSQSGPGAPASPQIVSERPAASNFGGGNSVFGEPSSDDRMVSGVIVTGASS from the coding sequence GTGAGCCGAGCTGGAATTGTTTCGATCATTGCGAACGGTGTGAAGATCACCGGCACCATCGACGCCGATGGCGCCGAGCTTCAGATCGACGGCGAGATTGAAGGCAACGTCCGCGGCGGCTCGCTCACTGTCGGCGACACCGGCATGGTGAAGGGTGACGTGGTGTCTGAAAGCGTCACCGTGCACGGCCGCGTCGAAGGTTCGGTGCGCGCGCGTAAGGTCATGCTGGCCCGCAACGCCCACGTGCTGGGCGACATCGTCCACCAATCGCTCTCTGTTGAGATGGGCGCGGTGTTTGAAGGCCAGTGCCGTTATCTGCAAGATCCGCTTTCGCAATCTGGCCCCGGCGCGCCCGCGTCGCCGCAGATTGTTTCTGAGCGCCCTGCCGCGTCGAACTTCGGCGGCGGCAATTCGGTCTTCGGCGAGCCCTCGAGCGACGACCGCATGGTGTCGGGCGTCATCGTGACGGGCGCGTCCAGCTAG
- a CDS encoding Rne/Rng family ribonuclease — MAKKMLIDAAHPEETRVAVLDGNRVEDFDFEVASKKQLRGNIYLAKVTRVEPSLQAAFVEYGGNRHGFLAFSEIHPDYYAIPHDDQEAIKAELAKAEEESENEEEDDEARDERRRRILTRRYKIQEVIRRRQIMLIQVVKEERGNKGAALTTYLSLAGRYCVLMPNTGRGGGISRKITQATDRKRLKKIAQELEVPQGQGLIIRTAGAKRTKTEIKRDYEYLSRAWETIRDDTMKSVAPALIYEESSLVKRAIRDLYDKDVEDIHVDGEAAYKEAKDFIRMLMPSHAKRVQLWKDTTPIFAKLGVEKQLESIYSPIVTLKSGGYIVINQTEALVAIDVNSGRATRERNIEQTAVKTNLEAADEAARQMRLRDLAGLVVIDFIDMEESKNDRAVEKRMKDNLRFDRARVQMGKISGFGLLELSRQRRRTGVLEGTSHVCEHCQGTGRTRSIESAALAIMRALDEASAKQKHREIEVRTATDVALYLLNEKRETLGAIEDANKVRVRIIAASEMHAGDFEINIGAGAYGDEEAEVQEQPRRGGGRRPVEVAEEEADAAIAADEPEDEEESERTAAVGETDGDADSDSERRGRRRRGRRGGRRRREGEDGDAPREENAEVADARPAAAREERGDRNERGRNGKRRRRGRGRGRRVYEVDGGEWLDFVSADLKHLTPRPERPERGERPERAERQRNAPAQSDAVVENAPEAEIIVHPAVIEAAEATPPPAVVEAPVPAPEPEPAFEPAAAVAEAPTYEPDQERRDKFFSRLSRWSKK; from the coding sequence ATGGCCAAGAAAATGTTGATCGACGCCGCGCATCCCGAGGAAACTCGGGTCGCGGTGCTCGACGGAAACCGCGTTGAAGATTTTGATTTCGAGGTCGCCAGCAAGAAACAACTCAGAGGCAATATCTATCTCGCCAAGGTGACGCGCGTTGAGCCGTCGCTGCAGGCTGCCTTCGTTGAGTACGGCGGCAATCGCCACGGCTTCCTCGCCTTCTCGGAAATCCACCCCGATTATTACGCGATCCCGCACGACGACCAGGAGGCCATCAAGGCCGAGCTGGCGAAGGCGGAAGAAGAAAGCGAAAACGAGGAAGAGGACGATGAGGCGCGCGACGAGCGCCGCCGTCGTATCCTGACGCGCCGTTACAAGATTCAAGAAGTCATTCGCCGCCGTCAGATCATGCTGATCCAAGTGGTGAAAGAAGAGCGCGGCAACAAAGGCGCCGCACTCACCACGTATCTGTCGCTCGCGGGCCGCTATTGCGTGCTGATGCCGAATACGGGTCGTGGCGGCGGCATCTCGCGCAAGATCACGCAAGCGACGGACCGCAAGCGCCTGAAGAAGATCGCGCAAGAACTCGAAGTGCCGCAAGGCCAAGGCCTGATCATCCGCACCGCGGGCGCCAAGCGCACGAAGACGGAAATCAAGCGCGATTACGAATATCTCTCGCGCGCCTGGGAAACCATCCGCGACGACACGATGAAGTCCGTGGCGCCGGCCCTGATCTACGAGGAAAGCTCGCTGGTAAAGCGCGCGATCCGCGACCTCTACGACAAAGACGTCGAGGACATCCATGTCGACGGCGAAGCCGCCTACAAGGAAGCCAAAGACTTCATCCGCATGCTGATGCCGAGCCACGCCAAGCGCGTGCAGCTCTGGAAAGATACAACGCCAATCTTCGCCAAGCTTGGCGTCGAGAAGCAGCTTGAATCGATCTATTCCCCGATCGTGACGTTGAAGAGCGGCGGCTATATCGTCATCAACCAAACCGAAGCACTCGTCGCCATCGACGTGAACTCCGGCCGCGCCACGCGCGAACGCAATATCGAGCAAACGGCGGTCAAAACCAATTTGGAAGCGGCCGACGAAGCCGCGCGCCAAATGCGTCTGCGCGATCTCGCCGGCCTCGTCGTGATCGACTTCATCGATATGGAGGAGTCGAAGAACGACCGCGCCGTAGAGAAGCGCATGAAGGACAACCTCCGTTTTGATCGCGCCCGCGTGCAAATGGGCAAGATCAGCGGATTTGGTCTGCTTGAGCTCTCGCGCCAACGCCGTCGCACCGGTGTGCTCGAAGGCACCAGCCATGTCTGCGAACATTGCCAAGGCACTGGCCGCACGCGTTCTATCGAATCCGCGGCGCTGGCGATCATGCGCGCACTCGATGAGGCGTCCGCTAAGCAGAAGCACCGCGAAATCGAAGTCCGCACGGCTACCGATGTCGCGCTCTATCTGCTGAACGAAAAGCGCGAAACGCTCGGCGCGATCGAGGACGCCAACAAGGTGCGCGTGCGCATCATCGCGGCCTCGGAAATGCACGCGGGCGATTTCGAGATCAATATCGGCGCCGGCGCGTACGGCGACGAAGAGGCCGAAGTCCAGGAACAGCCTCGTCGTGGCGGCGGACGCCGCCCTGTCGAAGTGGCCGAAGAAGAGGCCGACGCTGCGATCGCGGCGGACGAGCCCGAAGACGAAGAAGAATCTGAACGCACAGCCGCCGTCGGCGAGACCGATGGCGATGCTGACAGCGACAGCGAGCGCCGTGGTCGCCGCCGTCGTGGCCGCCGTGGCGGACGTCGTCGTCGCGAAGGCGAAGACGGCGATGCGCCACGCGAAGAGAACGCGGAGGTCGCCGACGCGCGCCCTGCAGCCGCACGCGAAGAGCGTGGCGATCGCAATGAGCGTGGCCGCAACGGCAAACGCCGTCGCCGCGGTCGTGGCCGTGGCCGACGCGTCTATGAAGTGGACGGCGGCGAATGGCTGGATTTCGTCAGCGCCGATCTGAAGCATCTCACGCCGCGGCCGGAACGCCCGGAACGTGGCGAGCGCCCAGAGCGTGCCGAACGCCAACGCAACGCACCCGCGCAGTCTGACGCTGTTGTCGAAAACGCGCCGGAGGCCGAGATCATCGTGCACCCGGCGGTGATCGAGGCCGCTGAAGCAACGCCCCCGCCCGCGGTCGTCGAAGCGCCCGTGCCCGCGCCGGAGCCGGAACCGGCGTTTGAGCCGGCGGCGGCTGTCGCCGAAGCGCCGACTTACGAACCGGACCAGGAGCGTCGCGACAAATTCTTCTCGCGGCTCTCTCGCTGGTCGAAGAAATAG
- a CDS encoding M23 family metallopeptidase: protein MSEFGSRAKAFFDRVFPERQIYHRSGGSVRYVSLSPSKQALLALGAVGIAGWCVYATTNTVLDGAQQSASNSEVERERAKYDRWLNESRAQAAASQALLEERTRQFDRATADFESRHEVLRSLLEYAGGDSIQLAATRPIERDGARIIMAASIDEAEPRQSRAITSEPYQVTTVGFRARAENLEAEQERTLSELEDQVVERSEHVRGVLRMTGVSMASLTGPEAGAEVGGPLVPQDFVAYLRDSGLNPAFAERVTQVAARVTESRRMADIANSTPLAVPVAVDSRETSGYGQRIDPFTGRPTFHAGLDMAAFERAPVVATSPGTVVFAGTRSGYGYTVEIDHGHGFKTRYAHLRDIQVQRGERVAIGQRVGSMGSTGRSTATHLHYEVWFRGRPVDPINFLRAGRHVHEQG from the coding sequence ATGAGCGAGTTCGGATCGCGCGCTAAGGCGTTCTTCGATCGTGTATTCCCGGAGCGGCAGATCTATCACCGGAGCGGTGGTTCTGTTCGCTACGTATCTCTTTCTCCGAGCAAGCAAGCTCTTCTGGCGCTTGGCGCCGTGGGCATTGCCGGCTGGTGCGTCTATGCGACCACCAACACCGTACTCGATGGCGCGCAGCAATCTGCAAGCAATTCCGAGGTCGAGCGCGAACGCGCCAAGTACGACCGCTGGCTGAATGAGTCCCGCGCCCAGGCCGCCGCCTCTCAGGCCCTCCTCGAAGAGCGCACCCGTCAGTTCGACCGCGCCACGGCCGATTTCGAAAGCCGCCACGAAGTTCTACGCTCACTGCTCGAGTATGCCGGCGGCGACAGCATCCAACTCGCGGCCACCCGCCCGATCGAGCGTGACGGCGCCCGCATCATCATGGCCGCCTCGATCGACGAGGCCGAACCGCGCCAGTCGCGCGCCATCACGTCCGAACCGTATCAGGTTACCACCGTAGGCTTCCGCGCCCGCGCTGAGAACCTTGAGGCCGAGCAAGAGCGCACCCTCTCCGAACTGGAAGACCAGGTCGTTGAGCGGTCCGAGCACGTCCGCGGCGTGCTGCGCATGACCGGTGTGTCGATGGCGTCGCTGACCGGCCCGGAGGCCGGCGCCGAAGTGGGCGGCCCACTCGTGCCGCAAGATTTCGTCGCCTATCTGCGCGACAGCGGCCTGAACCCCGCCTTCGCCGAGCGCGTCACGCAAGTGGCCGCGCGCGTCACCGAGTCCCGCCGCATGGCGGACATTGCGAACTCGACCCCGCTGGCTGTGCCGGTGGCAGTCGATTCCCGCGAAACCTCAGGTTATGGCCAACGCATCGATCCGTTCACTGGCCGCCCGACGTTCCACGCGGGTCTGGACATGGCGGCGTTCGAGCGCGCGCCGGTCGTGGCGACCTCACCGGGCACTGTTGTGTTCGCTGGCACCCGCTCTGGCTATGGCTATACGGTCGAGATCGATCACGGCCACGGCTTTAAGACTCGGTACGCACATTTGCGCGATATCCAGGTCCAGCGTGGCGAGCGCGTAGCGATTGGCCAACGCGTTGGGTCGATGGGTAGCACGGGTCGCAGCACCGCCACTCACCTGCACTACGAAGTGTGGTTCCGTGGCCGTCCTGTTGATCCAATCAACTTTCTGAGGGCAGGACGGCATGTTCACGAACAAGGGTAG